GCTGTCCACTCTTGTGGATAGCGAGCGCGATGTGTTTGTTGATATAAACAAGGTGAGAGACTCGGTGGATGAGTACATTGACTGGCTCCTAGAGGAGATACATCGGCTTAGGGAACAACTCGGCTACGAAGACGACGACCCGTAAGCCTCCCCGTTTTCCCTCCCCTTCTTTCTTCTTTTTCCTCGCTTGAGGCCTACGCGTTTTAAGCTCTCCTTTTTTCTGTACGCGTGGTTTTTCGAGGCCGGAATGGTTCGAGGCTTAGGGTGGTATACGGGGCTGTTACGAGGCTTGTTTACGGTTGCTTTAGGCTTGTTGCCGTCGCGTTTTAAGCGGACTGCTTCACGAGGCATGGTGATTATCGGTGGGTTTATATACTAGCTTGTTAGTGTTAGTAGTGGAGGTGGAAAAGAGTGAAGAAAAAGGCTGTTACGAGATTTGTAATAGTCGCCTACACCCCGGAGGGGAGGGAGGTAGTCGGGGAGTACCCCCCCTCTGGGAGGGATGCTCCCGGCGCTCCGCGCTACGAAGGCGGAGGGGAGAGATGGTCGAAGTATCAAGAGTTGCTCCAGGACTGGCTCCTGGAGCACAAGGCCGTATCATACGGAGAGGTTTACGCTGATGAAAGGGGAGAACTGGTTTTCGTCGTGTACAGGGTTAAGTGAAGTTAACGCCGTTTACGTCTAAACCTTCCCATTCTTTTTTCTTTTTACCTGTTTTCCTCTTACTTCTTTCTTTTTTCTTCTCCTCGGTTTCACGGTTTAAACGTATACGTACACGTGTAGCCGTCAAACGTAGACGAGGACAAAACAAAGACAGATACGAGGGGTGGGGGAACTTGAAAAGTTCAAGTAACGTTCTGAAGGCTTAAGTGTTGGTGTTTAAATGGTGATGGTGTGAGGGCCGCATGGTATGGCGGGGTCTGGGGGGGTGGAGTAGCGTTTTGGGTGTTTAAGTGTCGTTGTTTAAGCGGTGAGGGTGTGAGGTATGGGTGGGGTGGGGGAACTTGAAAAGTTCAAGTAACGTTCTGAAGGCTTAAGTGTTGCTGGGGGGTTTTAACCGGTTTTACTTTTTCTGTTTAAGGATTTATGGTGTGTTTTCTCTGTTGATGCAAGTTCTTTACGAGGCTGGTTGAGGCCTTACGTCTAAGAAAGCGTTAAACGCGGTGAAAAACGGTTCATGGTGACGAGCTAAAACAGTATGTATGGGATACGTGGACTACTTTGTATTGGAGGTGGAAAAGCTCAGCCAATGATTACCTTAACTATTTTGCCCGGTTCCGTAACTAGTCCTGCGTATAGGTAGGTGTCGGATACGGCTAAGGCGCGAACGTAGTCTTCTCCTGCGTCTAAGGTTAGCGTCGCTACTTTTGTGAATGTTGGTAGGTCTATTTTAACTATTTTGCCCGGAGACGTATTTAGTCCTACGTATAGGTAGTTGCCGGATACGGCTAAGGCGTAAACGTAGCCTTCTCCTGCGTCTAAGGTTAATGTCGCTACTTTTGTGAAGGTGGATAAGTCCACCTTAACTATTTTGCCCGGAGACGTGTACAGGCCAGCGTATAGGTAGTTATTAGATACGGCTAAGGTGCGAACGTAGTTTTCTCCAGTATCTAAGGTTAGCGTCGCTACTTTTGTGAAGGTTGATAGGTCTATTTTAACTATTTTGCCCGGTTCCGTATCTAGGCCAGCGTAGAGGTAGTTGCCGGATACGGCTAAGGCCCAAACGTAGCCTTCTCCAGCAGCTAAGGTTAGCGTCGCTACTTTTGTAAACGTCGTTAAGTCTACTTTAACTATTTTACCCGGAGACATATTTAGTCCTGCGTATAGGTAGTTATCGGAGACGGCAAAACAGTTAACGACGTCTTCTCCAGCAGCTAAGGTTAGCGTCGCTACTTTTGTAAACGTTGTTAAGTCTATTTTAGCTATTTTGCCCGGAGACGTATTTAGTCCTGCGTATAGGTAGTTGCCGGATACGGCTAAGGCTTGAGCTTGGATTTCATCGGTGTCTAAGGTTAGCGTTGCTACCTTGGTGAATGTTGGTAGGTCTATTTTAGCTATTTTGCCCGGAATCGTACGTAGGGCAGCGTAGAGGTAGTTATCGGAGACGGCTAAGGCGTAAACGTAGTTTTCACCGGCGGCTAGCGTTAGTGTTGCTATTTTTATTAGAGGGGGTACGAACTTGCTTCTAAGTTCTGTGGCTCTCCTGAATTTTATTAGGATTTCTGGGCAGTCTTTGGCTATGTGTATGATTAGCACATTGGAGACTTTTGACCTTAACTCTTTGGCTTTGACCGGTTCAGCTAGGTACGTCATGGGGAATTCTTTGGCGATTATGGTTTCAGGAAGAGGGGGAGGGGGTGGAGGAGGAGGTGGAGGAGGAGGTGCGAATGGGGGTGTCTCTATGGATTCGTCGGCTACGGCTGGGTCTTCGTCGCAGGCGAAGGAGCATTGACACGTAGTACTGGTTCCGGCGACCACTATGTGTATTCTGTACTCTGCGAAGAGGTACTCGTTATCAAATGTTATGTCTGGGGCGTCCCATGTCCAAGTGTCTGATACTGAGCCTCCGGCTGAGGCCGGTAGGTTTAGGACGTTGGGGCTTTCGGAGACGGTTATTAGGGTGGCGTTGGAGCCGTCCGGGTTTACGGATTTTGAGAGCCTAACGGCTACCCTGACTGAGAAGGCGTATTTCGTGTCGTTTTCAAGCCTCACCCTGAAAGTCCATGTTCCAGCCTGAAGGGTTCCACTTAGGGTGGTGTCGGTTCTCCATCCGCTTTTGGCTAAGGATATGTCTGGGAAGTCGCCAGCCGTGCTTACTAGGACGCCCGGCCTGAACTTGAAGTAGGTGCATGCGGCTGATTTGCCTACTTTGGCTTTCGTGGTTAGGTCTTCGGAGTACGCTGGGTTGGTTTCGAGCATTTTCCATAGTTCTGTTGCGATGACCTCGTTGGTTAGGAGGTATTTGGGCATTTTTACATGGCCTTAACCCATTTGAAGCCGCACTTCGGCGGCGTCTGGTGTGGGTTGAAGGGGAAGTTCTTGCGCTGTTCAGGTGTGCACCCGTTCGAGGTTATCGGCTGGTCATAGATGTCGCAGTACGCGGCGATGTAGCCTGCGTCCTTACCGCTTTCGAATGTTTCGCCCGCCTTTATGTTTCTTAGGGCGACCCACTTGAAGTGGGGGCAATGTAGGTCGCAGCACCGCCCGCACCTTCGGCATTCGCCTACCTTGACGTACTTCTCGTGGGGGTTGTACGTCAAGGCTGTGTCTACACCTGTTTTTACGCTACCTTTTACGCTACTCTTCTCCTGAAGAACTGGTAGTCGAATGAGCGGTATGTTCCAGCGGTTTGCTGGAGGGTTACCTTTATTCCGTACCTGCCGACGTTTGAGATTACGTGTAGTAACGGTATTGGCTGGGCGTTGCTGAACGTTTCCTCAGCGTACTTCTTGTAGGTTCCGGTTGGTGATATCTTGAAGTACTGCCTTATGACTACGGTGTCTCCGTCCGCCATGTTGGATAGGTCTATGTGGCCTTCTAGGAATCTGGGCGGGTTGCCTTCAACCTCGTCTAGGACGACGTTCTGTTCGCTTCCGTCGGCTGTGAGGGTTCCTTCTATGGGTGTATCGAAGGCCTCTATGTTTGCGAGCCTATCTATCCTTGTCTTTCTGGTTCCTGTTCCAGCCTCGAAGCTTGCGTCCTCACCCATTAAGTCCGTTCTGGGCTGGCCGGTGAAGGCGGTTAGCGTTCGGGTGCTGTATGTCCATATTGGTGCCGGGTCAACTGTGACTACCGGCTTGGGGAAGTCCGGACACATGGTTTATACCTAGGTATAGTGGGGTTTTAGGTCTTTTAAAAGGTTTTCTACGTGTTTGCGTGTTTTAAAGCTATACTCCCTTTGTGAAGAGGTAGTCGAAGGTTTTGAAGGTTCCCGCTGTTTGCTGTATTGTTACCTTGTAGGCGTACGCTGTTAGTCTTGGTGGGAAGTATAGGGCTGGTGCTTCCTGTTTGCCTGTGAAGGTGTCAGACCCGTACCTTTTGTATTCTCCGTCCTCCTTTATTTTGGCGTAGGTGTTTATGGTTATGGTGTCTCCGTCCGCCATGTTGGATAGGTCTATGTAGCCGCTGAGCATGGCTAGTCCTGTGTACTCGAATATGGTTTGTTCGGTTCCGTCGGTTGTTATTGAGCCTTTGCTCACTATTTTGAGTAGCATGGGCGCCAGAACCCTGTCAACTATTTCCTCTACTGGGCTTATTTTTACGCCTAACGCTTGGGCTACGGCTCTGAGCGCTGCGTCGTTTAAGCCTCTGGCTAGATACCAGAGGTAGAGGGCGTCTGCCTGTAGCTGTAGGGCTTTTGAGGTGTAGTTTTTAACTATTTTCCACATTTTTTCGGCGTACCACATGTACTCCTGCATGATTGAGTACTCCGAGGAGAACCTGCTGAGTATTTCCTTGAGGGTGGCTATGAGGTGTTCATGTATTGCTTGGTATTCGGCTACCTTTGGTAGCGCTAGGGGCCTGGTGGCCTTTAGGTACTCCGCGTAGACTTCGGACTTCATCTTTGCGTTCCACATCATGGTTCGCTGTACGGATGACCTTGAAAGCGTCCTTCTCCTTCTGGCTGGCATCGGTGTAAAGCTTGACGCCTACGCTATTAACCTTTGCTGTTTTCCGGTTTAAGGGCGGTAAACGTTAAAAGCGTGGCGATATGTATGGTTGGGTGTGGGTGTTTATGTGTGGAGTACGATGTTGTTGAGAGTTGGGATGGGTTTAAGTGGGCTGTTGGTAGGGGTAGGGGGCATGAGCATGACGTTGAGGTTTTAAGTAAGGGTGAGCTTAGCGTTTTGAGGGCGTTGGGGAGCGTTGCCTCTAAGGATGTGGTTTTCTGTGATGTTGGTGCGTTTGTCGGCTACTATACGGTTAGGCTGGCTGCACGTGTAAGGGAGGTTCATAGTTTTGAGCCTAACCCGGTTTCGAGGGCTACGCTTCTTAGGAACGTTGAGCTTAACCGTTTATCCAATGTTAAGGTGTACCCGTACGCTTTGGGTGATAGGAGTGAGGTTAGAAGGCTGTATTTGATGGCTCCGGGTTCGACGCTGCTTGAGGGTTATGGGGGTTGGGGGTGTGTTGACGTTGAGGTTAAGACGTTGGATGAGGTGTTGGATTGGGTTGACGTTGTGAAGGTGGACGTTGAGGGGTACGAGTGGAACGTGGTTCAGGGTATGATGGGGCTTATACGTAGGTGTAGGCCGTTTATTGTGGTTGAGCACCACGATTTTAGGCATTATAAGATTAATACTTACGGTTTGATTAAGGACTTGTTGAAGCGTGAGGGGTATAGGGTGGTTTACTTGACTGAGCCTCATAGGTTTTACTGGCATGGTTCTAGGCCTGTTGGTGTGGTTAAGCCTTTACTGGTGAACCATTGGGTTAACCATTGTTTGAGAAACGTTATGGAGGGTAGGGATTGGTATTATGGTTTGCCGTATGATTGGTGGTGGGGTATGAGCCTTGTGGACTTCATATATGAGTTGCCGGAGCACGTTGAGAAGGAGGAACTATGGGTTAAACTGCTTGAGTAGCGCTTTTACATGCTTGTTTAGGATTAGCTTAACTATCGAGAACCTTAACTATTTTACCCGGTTTCGTATATAGGCCTGTGTATAGGTAGTTGCCGGAGACGGCTAAGGCCCAAACGTAGTCTTCACCTGCGCAGAAGATTAGTGTTGCCACCTTGGTGAAGGTGGATAAGTCCACTACAACTATTTTACCCGGTTCCGTATCTAGGCCAGCGTGGAGGTAGCCTTCGAGTACGGCTAAGGCCCAAACGTAGTCTTCTCCTGTGTCTAAGGTTAGCGTCGCTACTTTTGTGAATGTTGTTAGGTCTATTTTAACTATTTTGCCCGGAGACGTATCTAGGCCAGCGTATAGGTAGTTGCCGGAGACGGCTAAGGCGTAAACGTCGTCTTCTCCTGCGTCTAAGGTTAGCGTCGCTACTTTTGTAAACGTCGTTAAGTCTACTTTAACTATTTTACCCGGTTCCGTATATAGGCCTACGTAGAGGTAGGTGTCGGATACAGCTAAAGAGTTAACGTAGTCTTCTCCTTCGTCTAAGGTTAGCGTCGCTACTTTTGTGAAGGTTGATAGGTCTACCTTAACTATTTTGCCCGGAGACGTAAGTAGTCCTGCGTAGAGGTAGCCTCCGGAGACGGCTAAGGCGTAAACGAAGTCTTCTCCTGCGTCTAAGGTTAGCGTCGCTACTTTTGTAAACGTCGTTAAGTCTACTTTAACTATTTTACCCGGAATCGTATATAGGCCTACGTAGAGGTAGTTGCCGGATACGGCTAAAGAGGTAACAAAGTCTTCATCGGTGTCTAAGGTTAGGATTGATACCTCTATGAACCTCGTTAAGTCTATTTTAACTATTTTACCCGGAGACGTATCTAGGCCAGCGTATAGGTAGTTGCCGGATACGGCTAAAGAGGTAACGTAGTCTCTTTCGGCACCTAGTGTTAGTGTTGTTACTTCGGTGAAGGCTGTTAAGTTTACTTTAACTATTTTACCCGGTTCCGTAACTAGTCCTGCGTATAGGTAGGTGTCGGATACGGCTAAGGCGCGAACGTAGTCTTCTCCTGCGTCTAAGGTTAATGTCGCTACTTTTGTGAATGTGGATAGGTCTACCTTAACTATTTTGCCCGGAGACTTATTTAGTCCTACGTATAGGTAGTTGCCGGATACGGCTAAGGCGTAAACGTAGCCTTCATCTGCGTCTAAGGTTAATGTCGCTACTTTTGTGAATGTTGTTAAGTCTACCTTAACTATTTTGCCCGGAGACGTGTACAGGCCAGCGTATAGGTAGCCTCCGGATACGGCTAAGGTGCGAACGTAGTTTTCTCCAGTATCTAAGGTTAGTGTCGCTACTTTTGTGAATGTTGTTAAGTCTATCTTAACTATTTTGCCCGGAGACGTATCTAGGCCTACGTATAGGTAGTTGCCGGATACGGCTAAGGCCCAAACGTAGCCTTCTCCAGCAGCTAAGGTTAGCGTCGCTACTTTTGTAAACGTCGTTAAGTCTACTTTAACTATTTTACCCGGAGACATATTTAGTCCTGCGTATAGGTAGTTGCCGGATACAGCTAAACAGTTAACGACGTCTTCTCCAGCAGCTAAGGTTAGCGTCGCTACTTTTGTAAACGTCGTTAAGTCTATTTTAGCTATTTTGCCCGGAGACGTATTTAGTCCTACGTATAGGTAGTTGCCGGATACGGCTAAGGCTTGAGCTTGGATTTCATCGGTGTCTAAGGTTAGTGTTGTTACCTTGGTGAATGTTGGTAGGTCT
This genomic stretch from Zestosphaera sp. harbors:
- a CDS encoding FkbM family methyltransferase; this translates as MEYDVVESWDGFKWAVGRGRGHEHDVEVLSKGELSVLRALGSVASKDVVFCDVGAFVGYYTVRLAARVREVHSFEPNPVSRATLLRNVELNRLSNVKVYPYALGDRSEVRRLYLMAPGSTLLEGYGGWGCVDVEVKTLDEVLDWVDVVKVDVEGYEWNVVQGMMGLIRRCRPFIVVEHHDFRHYKINTYGLIKDLLKREGYRVVYLTEPHRFYWHGSRPVGVVKPLLVNHWVNHCLRNVMEGRDWYYGLPYDWWWGMSLVDFIYELPEHVEKEELWVKLLE